In Parabacteroides timonensis, the genomic stretch TTTTTCCAATGGATATTAAAGAGATGGCAACCCCACCCCGTTTTATATATCGCCAAAGGAAAATACCCATCGGATTAGTTAAAAACAGGCTATTTGGTAAATTTATGTTAAATAAATATGTTTATTTTATCAAAAGAATAAGAACCCCTTGTTTTTCATTCTCATTCTTTCTATGTTTGTAGAGTCTTTTATCACATTTTTCTATTTAGACATGATCTAAAAGTCTGTGAATGAGACGAAAAAAGGATATTTTACCTTATTACATAAATAAGGTAATCTCTCACGCTCGGAGTATATTCTCTATTCCTTTGGTTACTAAGCTATTAGCCTCTCCTACCTTATCAGCATCAAAAGCAGTAAGATAAATACTCGTCATTTTTTCAGAAGAATGTCCGAGAGCTTGGCTAATAATAGCAATCGGTATCCCGCGGTGATAAGCTTCAGAAGCCCATGCATGACGGAATACATAAGTAGTTAACGGATCCACCAATCCCAGTTCGATACGAATCTGATCCAAGTAACGATTTTCGGTCGCAAGACAGTACTTATACTGTTCGTGCGAGGCACCTTCCGGCAAAATAGGAAAAAGATACGGTGTATCGGGACGGCTGTAACGGTCGACCAGCAACTGCATACCTGGAGAAACTTCCATCTGGATTAGCACATTCGTTTTCTGACGGCGGTAAGACAGCACTTTACCACCTTCTATCAGATTATCCTGCGTCAGATGTACGATATCCACAAAAGGCATACCGCAAGCCATAAAAGAAAACAACGCCACATCGGCAGCCTGCTGTTTCTCCGGCTCATCCTTCAAATCCAACGAAGCGATATTTTTGATCACGTCGACCGGCACAGCCCGCTTTTGCGTATCCTCCCGTTTTAAACAGATACCCGCAAAGGGCGACTCGCTCGGTCGCCCTTTCCACCCCAAGCAGGCGCGGTTATACATCGCACGAAAATTGCTGAGATAACTGTTTACACTATTCACTCGCAGCCCTTTCTTACGTAACCAGTCCTGAAAATTATGTACCATAGTAGGGGTAACCGCTTTCAGCGAGAGTTTCCGACCGCCATTGAAGCTTTTGAAATGGTTTCGCACAGCCCGGTACAAGTCGGCCGTACTCTCGTTGCCCAGAGAACGTTTTTCCTGCTCCTGTCGCTTCATTTCTTCATAAAACACTTTGTTTTTCATACTATTTCAATTTTTAAAGAAAAAACAAAGATATAACAATTGCTGGGGATAAAAGTTATTCACCTCAGATTACAAAAAGACAATAAAAAGCCGCTTTTATCTTTCATAAAGTCCTAATTTTATAATTTTAGACAACAGCAAATCTCCTTCGATGAGGTATTTCAGATCTATATATGGTCTTTTTCCTACTCTATTTTATTCTTTCCCCAAATTCATCACAATCATTTTTTTAATCATCACAATAGTTTGAGTAAACCATTGCAATAACTCCCGACACTTATCACAATAAAATCAGCAAATCATTGCAATCATTTTTTTAACACTCCGCCCAAAAAGGTTTGAACCACGAAAAACAGCCTCCCGAAACAACAAAATCATCTAATTAGCATGCTGGAAGCTCTGACCGAACAGTCATTTTCCGACTGACAGATCGAAATCGATTACCTATCTTAACTATCGCACATCCGACAATCATTACAATGATCTCTTTACCCTCTTACCAAATGTCACTATAAAATAATAAACAGGCTCAACACGCTATTTCTTAACTCCGGCTCAGACGGATATAACAAACCCCTAACCTCCACGCTCACGTACAGAGCCT encodes the following:
- a CDS encoding tyrosine-type recombinase/integrase, producing the protein MKNKVFYEEMKRQEQEKRSLGNESTADLYRAVRNHFKSFNGGRKLSLKAVTPTMVHNFQDWLRKKGLRVNSVNSYLSNFRAMYNRACLGWKGRPSESPFAGICLKREDTQKRAVPVDVIKNIASLDLKDEPEKQQAADVALFSFMACGMPFVDIVHLTQDNLIEGGKVLSYRRQKTNVLIQMEVSPGMQLLVDRYSRPDTPYLFPILPEGASHEQYKYCLATENRYLDQIRIELGLVDPLTTYVFRHAWASEAYHRGIPIAIISQALGHSSEKMTSIYLTAFDADKVGEANSLVTKGIENILRA